The genomic region GGAACGAGTTATCAACCTTCCAGTCCTGCATCTTGCCACGTCGTAGCTGTGTAGTAGACGCGGTGGATATATTTGTGCCATCAGTgtatggattttttatttttttaaacttttaacaaGGGTGAGGAGAGGACACGCAACGCCTAGACGCTGGCAAGAACACAAATATCATGTGCATCACACAGTGACGGAGGATAAGcatggattaaccccttcaggacacagccagtttatagcCCCATTatagctcagccccattttttgtaatctgacatgcgtCACATCACGgttatgatttatttatatggTTATTTACATAGTTTATTTATATGGTtatttacataccgtatatactcgagtataagccgacccgagtataagccgagacccctcattttaccaccaaaaactgggaaaacctattgactcgagtataagccgagggtgtagtatatagccagtctccgtgtagtatacagcctgccccaatgtagtatacagcctgcccccatagagtatacagcctgccccctgccaagcgaataaaaaaaataaaaaacgtaatactcaccatccggtgtcccgatcttcagcgcgaggctcccgttcctcggcgcggtaccaggcggcggcgggtcctcttctcttctgtagccggcagatcacgtccatgtgatctcccggcgGGCGCGCACAAGTAtaccgcggtgtcgcggctgatgacgtcatcagccgcgacaccgctgcatcttattgtgcgcccgccggcagatcacatggacgcgatctgccggctacagaagagagaagaggacccgccgcctggtaccgcgctgaagatcgggacccgcgctgaagatcgggacaccggatggtgagtattacgtttttattttttttcttgactcgtgtataagccgaagtgaagtttttcagcatattttttgtgctgaaaaactcagcttttacacgagtatatacggtagtttatttATATGGTTATTGAAGACTTTAACTTATCAAACTGATTTGActgagattttttatttttttttgttttttccattgCATGATGTACTTCGTTGAAGTGATAAATTTTGGCTTGATAAAATTCTCATTTTCAaaacagatagttttaccacctaaataaattacagaaaaaaattcccttatgttttcatagatttttaaccccttcacactccgcATCCAGATATTTATTAGACGCAAGCGCTTCCTGGTTTTGTCATGTCACCCTGTCTCGAGACAGTGTGACAAGTGTATGGGGCGGGTGAGAATCGCAAGGCGACACCCACCTTTtcacatcacaggaccaatttgattggacCTGCATTGTCGATCCCTGCCACTGGCCAGTCATTACAGATCGAGTCATGACATATGGATAGATACGTGTGATCTGTCCTGTAGGGACTGATGAACAATTactattacaccccccccccccccatcattttTTTCCTTGCATTATTCCCAGCACTGTCCGTTTTCCCTCCCCCCTCCAACCACACTTgtaagtagtagtagaagtaggagcaggagcagtgcagtgtgttgagcatgtagtagtgcacacaatatgcggaggatgtagtagtgcacgccctGTGTGGAAGTGGTAGTAGTGTGTGCGGTGTGCAGAGGATGTAGTATTGCTGTGTGGAAGTGGTAGTAATGTATGCGTGTTCGGAGGAAGTAGTTGTGCACGCAATATGAAAACTTGATATTTTAACTATAAATCTTCTAAATTTCGTAAAAAGTAAGCAAaacgtttaaaaaaattatggaaatggaaagaaaacaaatggcaaaagttttctacaaaaaataaaaaaaaattgtaatttttttttcacattttccctAAATTGCTGAATCTTTCCCTCCCAAAAAAACACAATCAACTagcaaaattatactactaatataaactacaaagtgtcatgggaaaacattctcaaaatcagttAGATAAGTTAAAGTTATTACGACACAAACagacactggtcagatttaaaaaaaaaaaggggatgaGCCTTAACAtgcaaactggctgcgtccttaaagaggacccgtcaccctgaaaaatggcactaggagctgcttactaaagtgtaAGCCTGTGTTAACCTTGCCTTaacaaatgcatgcattaacacaatgttaacacatgcattaatgcaTTAAGGgttgcgttaacagctgtttaattaggcaaatctctctacagctgttgcaatgcggttttaaacacatgcgttaaacgcggcgtgtgaccgcaccctcaaactatgagaaacagcttttaggaagattgttaaccctttgagatcttcatagtatttAAAACCAAATgaaggcgaaatttagaatggtccgattTTGTTTGGTAATACATtcgtttagccctaaaatttacacattcacaaaagataataAGGGAAAACCCACcttaaaatttgttctgcaatttctcccaaagTACAGAGACCCCACAAGTGGACCTTGTATGGACTAATGACGGGTACAATGAGCCGGCTTTTTCGAGTGAGTGACGTGAGTTCTCACTTAACCCCGCGTCTAAacagctcaccacgccccctctAACCCAacaaaattgggttaaaagtggtgtggagcgGGGGACCGAGtggcctgaggctccctattatatttttaaatcagCTCCACAGTGTACTATTACGCCTTAGAGCGCTATTAGCAGGACTAACAGGTTAGAGGAGTTTCCCAGTTTCAGCAaatgattgatattgtttgtgcaataaaaaaattctataattccAATACATTTTCTTTATCACGTCCTCAAGGTTGTTGTcattcagagctgtgtgataaaaataagccgtgcacctgtgtgacatcacatgaccagggctataacgagcggcgcacctgtgtgacatcacatgaccagggctataacgagcggcgcacctgtgtgacatcacatgaccagggctataacgagcggcgcacctgtgtgacatcacatgaccagggctataacgagcggcgcacctgtgtgacatcacatgaccagggctataacgagcggcgcacctgtgtgacatcacatgaccagggctataacgagcggcgcacctgtgtgacatcacatgaccagggctataacgagcggcgcacctgtgtgacatcacatgacccgggctATAACGAgcggcgcacctgtgtgacatcacaggacccgGGACATaaggagccgtgcccctgtgtgacatcacacgatcagggacataacgagccgtgcccctgtgtgacatcacacgaccagggccataacgagccgtgcccctgtgtgacatcacatgaccagggccataacgagccgtgcccctgtgtgacatcacatgaccagggccataacgagccgtgcacctgtgtgacatcacatgaccagggccataacgagccgtgcacctgtgtgacatcacatgaccagggccataacgagccgagcacctgtgtgacatcacatgaccagggccataacgagccgtgcacctgtgtgacatcacatgaccagggccataacgagccgtgcacctgtgtgacatcacatgaccagggccataacgagccgtgcacctgtgtgacatcacatgaccagggccataacgagccgtgcacctgtgtgacatcacatgaccagggactattTGTATCCAGCACGCAGAGATCTAGAACATCAAGAAAaactgatacagaaaatatattagaaaattgtagatcatttcattacacaaacaatatcaatttgatgaaagtggacaacccatttaagtaaAAAAGAACAGTTTATGCAGTAAAGGTTTCAGCCATGTAAAATGCAGAGTGATGTAAAAGAGAAAGAATTTCCTTTAGCCAGATTGCAGGATGGGAGAGAAAAAAAGTGGGATTTGGAAGGTATAATAGATGCAATCAGATAAGAGGAGGCCTAAAGTAGTTATCAGTTATTAGAGGTCCTAATAATTCAGAGCTCAGCCCATGCTGTAGTCCTTCCACAGGCACCAAGTTTGTTAAGATTTGTCATATGTTCCTCGGATTGATGAAGTGAGATCTTTAATGTAAATATGTTATTGAACTTTAAGGCAATTTTTGGGGCCCACGTCCCCAACAAAGGTGTACAGGGAGTCACATTCCTTTTTGGAAGTTCTCCAGTTGATGAGACCTGAGGGAAAACAGAGTAATTTTGCAGGAGACCTGGATACTTTCTAGATAACAATTTATAGTTGACTTCCTGGTATCTCAACTGTGGCATAATCCAAAATTCCACTGCATTAGATACCTGGGGTCGCATGAGGACGATTGGGACTGAACACGGTTAAGCTATAAGTGAGGGATGATCTTGAAGAACATAATCCTTCAAATGCAAAGGAAGCATCTCATCTACTGCTTCATTCAGACAAATGGCAACAAGACCCCAGATTGCATTAGCAGCAGGCCACACGACTCCCATTCTTGTTCTAAGCAGTCAGACCCCTCACCATATTATCCCTATCCACAGGGTAGAGGTTACCAAAACTTGTCACAACCCCTTTTATGGAATATcgcaaaatgtacatttttaagcAGATATATTTCGGATGCGTGATCAACGTCAGATCCGTGTGACACAAGCATATCGATGCTCATCCTGACGCTCCATCAATTGGAGAAGACGGAAACCTCAGTTCTCGTAACTGGCAGGAGCTCTTTCTCCTGATTGGTGATGGAAACTGGTATGGGGAAGGGGGATAGCGCTTTGCTGGCTGGATTATCCCCTACCTGTGTATGGAGGATAGCAAATTTGGGACTTCACCTTTAAGGACTGCAGAAACAGATCTCCCTTCCCCCAGCCTTGGCATTGGAAATTTTAACAAAATTATCTGGTTAGAAAGTAGTTTTttcctgctcaacttttaatttaaaaaatggtaCAAAAGAACCACAATggaagaaaatacaaaaaaaaaagtccttgtAGAACACCCCAGTCTCCTGGTGCCCCCCAATAGTCCTTTCagcggacccccctcccccatctctctcgctctctgttatcagccctgGGGATAGGCCCGCAGGATCTTGACCTCGTCCAGCGGCCGGTCCTGGCTGTCGGTCTCCACCATGCCCAGCCTGTTCAGGGTGCCGATGCCATTGCACACTCTCCCAAAGATGGTGTGCTTTCCGTCCAGCCATTGTGACGGGGCCAGGGTGAGGAAGAACTGGCTGCCGTTGGTGTCGGGCCCGGCGTTGGCCATGGCGAGGATCCCGGCTCCGGTGAACTTCAGCTCCGGGTGCAGCTCATCGGCGAAGTGTTTCCCGTCATAGATGGAGCCTCCCCCGCGCCCGGTGCCGGTAGGGTCCCCGCCCTGCACCATGAAGTCCTTGATGACGCGGTGGAACTTGGTCCCGTTATAATATCCGCGGCGGGAGAGCTCCGCGAAGTTCTTACACGTCCGGGGTGCGTGGTCCCAGTATAACTCCACCGTAATAGCGCCCATGCTGGTGTCCAGGCAGATGGTGACCGGCCGCCAGTTATCTGGTGGGATCCCCGCCATGATTCACACGTGTGCCGCGGGTAAGAGCGATTTCCGCATCCCAAGCCTCGTTCTCACGCTCACTTCCGCCCCCTGCAGCTGCATCATCCTTTACAAATAAAGTTGCATTTGATTGCTTTCAGACATCGGTATcaggttgcccatagcaacctatAATAATTCTTTTCTGATTTTCAAGTTGTCTTTGAGAAAATAAAAGCTGCCAATTGATTGGTCGAAatggaaaaatggaaattttAGGTGGTGAAAAACCCTTTTACCACCTaaaatttccatttttccatTTCGACCAATCAATTGGCAGCTTTTcagcatttcagcaaataaatgttattatttgaataataaaaagttatacaatatactttcagtatcaattcctcacggctttctagatctctgcttgctgtcattctgtaggaagcttcattgttcatttccagtggacagaaatctgaccatggtcacacaggtgacggctcgttatatcacacggctctgattactctctgttatactaacgtgcacctgtgtgaccatggtcagattgctgtccacaggaagtagctttctatagcaggacagcaagcagagatctagaaaaccacatagaattgatacagaaagtatattggaaaattgtataacttttcataatacaaacaataacattaggaacacccctttaagtttaaatgACAAGTTAGATAAGTAATAAATGACAGTTTTAAACATTTGAAAAACAACAAATGTTGCGCATACAATCTTCCCATAATTTGACAACTAATTCTGGAAAAATGTGGTTTAGTCCAAAACGGGGGGGACTGTTTTAGCAAATAGTACCTCAAAATTGGACCATTTGTTGGCCAAACGGACCATCCATAGTGTCTAGGATGGGcctctgtgatatatatatagtgatatatgatttgtgaagcgctacggaatttgatggcgctatataattagagattattattattattatgttgtaaggagtccctgcttccctgctgtGATCATCGTGACTACAGTTCAGCGTTGCTGTTTTGCTAAGAAGAAGGGACTTGTataatatatcactatgatgcacagtCCTGTCTCTAGCTCTGTGGTTGGTCGATTATATCCAGCCAGTGCACGGTCCATTTTTCACAGACTATCTTCTACTGCGCTATTTTTTTCCGATATATTTGACAATGTGAACtaagcctaagggtgatgtcacacatggcgttttggtccgtttttaagcagtccgtccaaaactgcatgcattaaaaaacacatgcgttttttgagaaCACATtcatttttggaccgttttaattaagataattggtaaaacctttcAAAAACTGATGACATCACCCCAAGGCTGTGCatccagatcacggcccccattgtAGCTGTGTGAATGTGGCTTTACAGTGATGTGCTGATATTCATAAAGATCCTGCCTCAATTTACTGCAGTTTTCATGATAGGGGCTGCCTATTTATTTATGTATCCTGTCTTTATTCTATTTGCTTTATTTTACTGCTATATTTCCCCCTCTATAGGTTTGTGGtgtataaattaccaaagaatctGATCAACGAGACTTATGGACCAGGGCTGGACTATTTCTATCTCGATTCAAAGTCACAAGGATGGCAAGTCAGCAAATTCTTCATCAACATGACCCAGGGTGCAATGGCGCATGTGCTGCAGCAGCTCTATCAGTCATATAATGTGAGTGCAGATCTCACTGTGTGCAAATATATTTGTTACAGTCTGGACACAACTCTAAGAGTCTGTGCACATGGTGGAGCAGGTTCACAATATCTAGAATATCATACACATATGCACTGGATAGTCAGACATGAAGTTGTGACATCACCAGGGGcacaactacaggggtagcagccatagcagctgctatggggtctgaagtgtcagggggccccggcatccagggtattgggtgtgaatatgctgtatgtgtggtgtgtaaatactgtatttgtatgtgtgtgtatacgctatatgtctgtatatggtattgtatgtatgtgtgaatatgttatgtgtatatgctgtatgtatgtatatatggtgtgtatatattgtgtgattataagtgagtatataaatatgtctgctatggggccctccctttcctagttacacccctggacaTCACCACATTGTCTACACTCACCACTTCTTTTACAAAGGGAAGTCTGGAAAGCAGTCACTAGACCTAAAATGGTGAACTCCATTAAAGGACCACGTCCACAAATGATTGCCTATTTACTGGATCAGTGATCACCTGCATATTGTTGAGACTTTATCGACTGGGATCCCCGTGGTTCCTAA from Engystomops pustulosus chromosome 10, aEngPut4.maternal, whole genome shotgun sequence harbors:
- the PPIL1 gene encoding peptidyl-prolyl cis-trans isomerase-like 1, which produces MAGIPPDNWRPVTICLDTSMGAITVELYWDHAPRTCKNFAELSRRGYYNGTKFHRVIKDFMVQGGDPTGTGRGGGSIYDGKHFADELHPELKFTGAGILAMANAGPDTNGSQFFLTLAPSQWLDGKHTIFGRVCNGIGTLNRLGMVETDSQDRPLDEVKILRAYPQG